In Streptomyces sp. NBC_00448, the following are encoded in one genomic region:
- the cydB gene encoding cytochrome d ubiquinol oxidase subunit II: protein MHLHDVWFVIIAILWTGYFFLEGFDFGVGVLTKLLARDRTERRVLINTIGPVWDGNEVWLLSAGGATFAAFPDWYATLFSGFYLPLLLILVCLIVRGVAFEYRAKRPEERWQRNWEHAIFWTSLLPAVLWGVAFANIVRGVKIDANKEYVGNLGDLLGGYALLGGLVTLALFTFHGAVFTALKTVGPIRDRARAMASRVGLVTAVLAAVFLVWTQVHSGGARSLPALVVALVAMLAALVANRAGREGWSFAFSGVTIAATIAMYFLTLFPDVMPSSLNGAWSLTVGNASATPYTLRIMTWCAAIATPLVMLYQGWTYWVFRKRIGTQHIAEAAH, encoded by the coding sequence ATGCATCTGCACGACGTCTGGTTCGTCATCATCGCCATCCTGTGGACGGGCTACTTCTTCCTGGAGGGCTTCGACTTCGGGGTCGGCGTCCTCACCAAGCTGCTCGCCCGCGACCGCACCGAGCGGCGGGTGCTGATCAACACGATCGGGCCGGTCTGGGACGGCAACGAGGTGTGGCTGCTCAGCGCGGGCGGCGCCACCTTCGCGGCCTTCCCGGACTGGTACGCCACGCTCTTCTCCGGCTTCTACCTGCCGCTGCTGTTGATCCTGGTCTGCCTGATCGTCCGCGGGGTCGCGTTCGAGTACCGCGCCAAGCGACCCGAGGAGCGCTGGCAGCGCAACTGGGAGCACGCGATCTTCTGGACCTCGCTACTGCCCGCCGTGCTGTGGGGGGTGGCGTTCGCCAACATCGTGCGGGGCGTGAAGATCGACGCGAACAAGGAGTACGTGGGCAACCTGGGGGACCTGCTCGGCGGCTATGCGCTGCTCGGCGGGCTGGTCACGCTGGCGCTGTTCACCTTCCACGGCGCGGTGTTCACCGCGCTGAAGACGGTCGGGCCGATCCGGGACCGGGCCCGGGCGATGGCCAGCAGGGTCGGCCTGGTCACGGCGGTGCTCGCGGCGGTCTTCCTGGTCTGGACGCAGGTGCACAGCGGCGGCGCCCGCAGCCTGCCCGCCCTGGTGGTCGCCCTCGTGGCGATGCTCGCCGCGCTCGTCGCGAACCGCGCCGGGCGGGAGGGCTGGTCGTTCGCCTTCTCCGGGGTGACGATCGCCGCCACCATCGCGATGTACTTCCTCACACTCTTCCCGGACGTGATGCCGTCCTCGCTGAACGGTGCCTGGAGCCTGACCGTCGGCAACGCCTCCGCGACCCCGTACACGCTGCGGATCATGACCTGGTGCGCGGCCATCGCGACTCCGCTGGTGATGCTCTACCAGGGCTGGACGTACTGGGTCTTCCGCAAGCGGATCGGCACCCAGCACATCGCGGAAGCGGCGCACTGA
- a CDS encoding cytochrome ubiquinol oxidase subunit I — MQLALEPLNVARWQFGVTTVYHFLFVPLTISLSALTAALQTAWVRTGKEKYLGATKFWGKLFLINIAMGVVTGIVQEFQFGMNWSDYSRFVGDVFGAPLAFEALIAFFFESTFIGLWIFGWDKLPKRIHLGCIWMVSIGTILSAYFILAANSWMQHPVGYHYNPKTKRAELTDFWAVLTQNTALAQFFHIMSAAFLTGAAFMIGIAAYHLARKQHIAVMRSSLRMALVVAVVAGALTAISGDTLGKVMFKQQPMKMAAAEALWDGQKGAPFSVFAVGDVNKGHNEVAIDIPNLLSFLATDDFTSYVGGINDVNKAEQKKYGPGDYRPNIPVEYWGFRWMIGFGVVSIGIGAAGLWLTRRRFWLAPDRRTGEDEVPHLMLTRTLGLGSRLSRWYWRIALLTMVFPLIANSWGWIFTETGRQPWVVYGVLRTKDAVSPGVSVGYVLTSLIVFTLLYGLLAVVEVRLLVKYAKQGPPELTEADLNPPTRIGGGPGGDSTGASTDADRPMAFSY; from the coding sequence GTGCAGCTCGCTTTGGAGCCACTGAACGTCGCCCGGTGGCAGTTCGGCGTGACGACCGTCTACCACTTCCTCTTCGTCCCCCTGACGATCTCGCTCTCCGCGCTCACCGCGGCACTGCAGACCGCCTGGGTGCGCACCGGCAAGGAGAAGTACCTCGGAGCCACCAAGTTCTGGGGCAAGCTCTTCCTGATCAACATCGCCATGGGCGTGGTGACCGGGATCGTGCAGGAGTTCCAGTTCGGTATGAACTGGTCTGACTACTCACGCTTCGTCGGCGATGTCTTCGGCGCGCCGCTCGCCTTCGAGGCGCTGATCGCGTTCTTCTTCGAGTCGACCTTCATCGGCCTGTGGATCTTCGGCTGGGACAAGCTGCCCAAACGCATCCACCTCGGCTGCATCTGGATGGTGTCGATCGGCACCATCCTGTCCGCGTACTTCATCCTGGCCGCCAACTCCTGGATGCAGCACCCGGTCGGCTACCACTACAACCCGAAGACCAAGCGGGCCGAACTCACCGACTTCTGGGCGGTGCTCACCCAGAACACCGCGCTCGCGCAGTTCTTCCACATCATGTCCGCGGCCTTCCTCACCGGTGCCGCGTTCATGATCGGCATCGCCGCCTACCACCTGGCCCGCAAGCAGCACATCGCGGTGATGCGCTCCTCGCTGAGGATGGCGCTGGTCGTCGCGGTGGTCGCCGGGGCGCTCACCGCGATCAGCGGCGACACCCTCGGCAAGGTGATGTTCAAGCAGCAGCCGATGAAGATGGCCGCGGCCGAGGCGCTGTGGGACGGTCAGAAGGGCGCGCCCTTCTCGGTCTTCGCGGTCGGCGACGTCAACAAGGGGCACAACGAGGTCGCCATCGACATCCCCAACCTGCTCTCCTTCCTCGCCACCGACGACTTCACCAGCTACGTCGGCGGCATCAACGACGTGAACAAGGCCGAGCAGAAGAAGTACGGTCCCGGCGACTACCGGCCGAACATCCCGGTCGAGTACTGGGGCTTCCGCTGGATGATCGGCTTCGGCGTGGTCTCCATCGGGATCGGTGCGGCCGGGCTGTGGCTGACCCGCCGCCGTTTCTGGCTCGCGCCGGATCGGCGCACCGGCGAGGACGAGGTGCCGCACCTGATGCTCACCCGCACCCTCGGGCTCGGCTCGCGGCTGTCCCGCTGGTACTGGCGGATCGCCCTGCTGACCATGGTCTTCCCGCTGATCGCCAACTCCTGGGGCTGGATCTTCACCGAGACCGGCCGCCAGCCCTGGGTGGTCTACGGCGTGCTGCGCACCAAGGACGCGGTCTCCCCCGGGGTGTCCGTCGGCTATGTGCTGACCTCGCTGATCGTCTTCACGCTGCTCTACGGGCTGCTCGCGGTGGTCGAGGTCAGGCTGCTGGTGAAGTACGCCAAGCAGGGGCCGCCCGAGCTCACCGAGGCCGACCTGAACCCCCCGACCAGGATCGGCGGCGGTCCCGGTGGCGACAGCACCGGCGCGTCCACGGACGCCGACCGGCCGATGGCCTTCTCGTACTGA
- the hisC gene encoding histidinol-phosphate transaminase → MAMTTPKLRAELDGIPTYKPGRPPATEEDGASGPAFKLSSNENPYPPLPGVLEAAAAAAASFNRYPDLSCAALTAELATRFDVPVGHIATGTGSVGVAQQLLQVTSGPGDEVIYAWRSFEAYPIITQISGARAVQVPLDAAEVHDLDAMAAAITDRTRLIFVCNPNNPTGTVVRRAELERFLDRVPADVLVVLDEAYREFNTDPEVPDGVDLYRDRPNVAVLRTFSKAYGLAGLRIGFAIAHEPVAEALRKTAVPFGVSQLAQDAAIASLRAEPALLERVAGLVVERARVATALADQGWTVPETQANFVWLRLGERTADFAAACERAGVTVRPFGAEGARITIGETEANDIMLRTAESFRKEL, encoded by the coding sequence GTGGCCATGACCACCCCCAAGCTGCGCGCGGAACTGGACGGCATCCCGACGTACAAGCCCGGGCGACCCCCGGCCACGGAGGAGGACGGCGCCTCGGGGCCCGCCTTCAAGCTGTCCTCGAACGAGAACCCGTATCCCCCGCTGCCCGGCGTGCTGGAGGCGGCGGCCGCTGCCGCGGCCTCCTTCAACCGCTATCCCGACCTGTCCTGTGCCGCGCTGACCGCGGAACTGGCGACGCGGTTCGACGTACCGGTCGGACACATCGCCACCGGCACCGGCTCGGTCGGCGTGGCCCAGCAACTGCTCCAGGTGACCTCGGGGCCGGGCGACGAGGTGATCTACGCCTGGCGGTCGTTCGAGGCGTATCCGATCATCACCCAGATCAGTGGTGCCCGGGCGGTGCAAGTGCCGCTGGACGCGGCCGAGGTGCACGACCTGGACGCGATGGCGGCCGCGATCACCGACCGGACCCGGCTGATCTTCGTCTGCAACCCGAACAACCCGACCGGCACCGTGGTGCGCCGGGCGGAACTGGAGCGCTTCCTGGACCGGGTACCGGCCGATGTGCTGGTCGTCCTGGACGAGGCGTACCGCGAGTTCAACACCGACCCCGAGGTGCCCGACGGCGTCGACCTCTACCGTGACCGCCCGAACGTCGCGGTGCTGCGCACCTTCTCCAAGGCGTACGGCCTGGCCGGGCTGCGGATCGGTTTCGCGATCGCGCACGAGCCGGTGGCCGAGGCGCTGCGGAAGACCGCGGTGCCGTTCGGGGTGAGCCAGCTCGCGCAGGACGCGGCGATCGCCAGCCTGCGGGCCGAGCCGGCGCTGCTGGAGCGGGTCGCGGGTCTGGTCGTGGAGCGCGCCCGGGTCGCCACGGCGCTGGCCGATCAGGGTTGGACGGTGCCCGAGACGCAGGCGAACTTCGTGTGGTTGCGGCTGGGGGAGCGCACCGCGGACTTCGCGGCGGCCTGCGAGCGGGCGGGTGTGACGGTCCGGCCGTTCGGTGCCGAGGGGGCGCGGATCACGATCGGGGAGACCGAGGCCAACGACATCATGCTGCGGACCGCTGAGTCGTTCCGCAAGGAGCTGTAG
- a CDS encoding LacI family DNA-binding transcriptional regulator — translation MTAAGNHQASRPIGRRLERAGIRDVAAAAGVSITTVSDALNGKGRLPDTTRRHVREVADRLGYRPSAAARTLRTGRSGLIGLTVTTYGEEPFTFTEFAYFAEMARAATSAALARGYALVILPASSRHDVWGNVALDGTVVIDPSDQDPVVGELVRQGVPVVSDGRPAGSLPVHAWVDNDHEEAVLGILDHLAAAGARRIGLLTGTSTDTYTRLSTTAYLEWCERVGQEPVYEAYPAHDPCAGAVAADRLLARPDRPDAVHGLFDPNGTDLLAAARRYGLRVPDDLLLVCCSESGGYAGTDPPITTLSLQPRRIGTAVVQLLIDAIEGIGPNHPVQQVMPTELIVRASSQRRAHRTTVSPPRGPARDEA, via the coding sequence ATGACAGCAGCAGGGAATCACCAGGCGAGCCGACCCATCGGACGCCGGCTGGAGCGCGCGGGGATCAGGGACGTCGCCGCCGCCGCCGGCGTCTCGATCACGACTGTCTCCGACGCGCTCAACGGCAAGGGCCGACTACCGGACACCACCAGGCGCCATGTCCGCGAGGTCGCCGACCGGCTGGGCTACCGCCCGTCGGCCGCCGCCCGCACTCTGCGCACCGGAAGATCGGGCCTGATCGGCCTGACAGTGACGACATACGGCGAAGAACCGTTCACCTTCACCGAGTTCGCGTACTTCGCGGAGATGGCCAGAGCCGCCACCTCCGCCGCGCTGGCCCGCGGGTACGCCCTGGTCATCCTGCCCGCCTCCTCCCGGCACGACGTGTGGGGCAACGTGGCGCTGGACGGCACCGTGGTGATCGACCCGTCCGACCAGGACCCGGTGGTCGGCGAACTCGTCCGGCAGGGCGTGCCGGTGGTCAGCGACGGCCGCCCGGCCGGCAGCCTGCCGGTGCACGCCTGGGTGGACAACGACCACGAAGAGGCCGTGCTCGGCATCCTCGACCACCTCGCCGCGGCGGGCGCCCGCAGGATCGGGCTGCTCACCGGCACCAGCACCGACACGTACACCCGGCTGTCCACCACGGCCTACCTGGAGTGGTGCGAACGCGTCGGCCAGGAACCGGTGTACGAGGCGTACCCCGCCCACGATCCCTGCGCGGGAGCCGTCGCCGCGGACCGGTTACTCGCCCGTCCGGACCGCCCCGACGCCGTACACGGACTCTTCGACCCCAACGGCACCGATCTGCTCGCCGCCGCCCGCCGCTACGGCCTGCGCGTCCCCGACGACCTGTTGCTGGTGTGCTGCAGCGAGAGCGGCGGCTACGCGGGCACCGACCCGCCGATCACCACGCTGTCGCTGCAGCCGCGACGGATCGGTACCGCCGTCGTCCAGCTGCTGATCGACGCGATCGAGGGAATCGGGCCCAATCACCCCGTGCAGCAGGTCATGCCGACCGAGCTGATCGTGCGGGCGTCCTCGCAGCGGCGGGCGCACCGCACCACCGTCAGCCCACCGCGTGGTCCGGCCCGTGATGAGGCGTGA
- a CDS encoding metallophosphoesterase, protein MTQGAGQGYEPDTGYEPAPGYGTAPDFQPADGYEPGYPSAAPAYDGTPPPAAPPASAPPGHEPTRPDTPLVPPGYTPTAHDLPVITDAALPGERPGPLYVVGDVHGYLDELLAALHESGLVDEDGHWSAGSARLWFLGDFTDRGPDGIGVIELVMQLSAEAAAAGGYCRALMGNHELLLLGAHRFGDTPVNSTGGTASFLAAWRLNGGQPSDMERLEDRHLTWISRLDAAHLTDGHLLVHSDTTAYLDYGNSIEEMNDAVTSVLQRSDADECWDLFRKFTKRFAFRGDGGAEAARELLGTYGGKRVVHGHSPIPYLLGEVGGENPADGEAAAHAVQGPMVYADNLAVAMDGGVTMDGRLLVAQLPLVG, encoded by the coding sequence ATGACTCAGGGGGCAGGTCAGGGGTATGAGCCCGACACCGGGTACGAGCCCGCGCCCGGCTACGGGACGGCGCCCGACTTCCAGCCGGCCGACGGGTACGAACCGGGCTACCCGTCGGCGGCGCCCGCCTACGACGGCACCCCGCCACCCGCGGCTCCTCCGGCCTCGGCACCGCCCGGCCATGAGCCGACCCGCCCCGACACGCCGCTGGTACCGCCGGGCTACACCCCCACCGCGCACGACCTGCCCGTGATCACCGACGCGGCGCTGCCGGGCGAGCGTCCCGGCCCGCTCTACGTGGTCGGCGACGTGCACGGCTACCTGGACGAACTCCTCGCCGCCCTGCACGAGTCGGGGCTGGTCGACGAGGACGGCCACTGGTCCGCGGGCAGCGCCCGGCTGTGGTTTCTCGGCGACTTCACCGACCGTGGCCCGGACGGCATCGGCGTGATCGAGCTGGTGATGCAGCTCTCCGCGGAGGCCGCGGCGGCCGGCGGCTACTGCCGCGCCCTGATGGGCAATCACGAACTGCTGCTGCTGGGTGCCCACCGCTTCGGCGACACCCCGGTCAACTCCACCGGCGGCACCGCCTCGTTCCTCGCCGCCTGGCGGCTCAACGGCGGCCAGCCGTCCGACATGGAGCGCCTGGAGGACCGGCATCTGACCTGGATCTCCCGGTTGGACGCCGCCCATCTCACCGACGGCCACCTGCTGGTGCACTCCGACACCACGGCCTACCTCGACTACGGCAACAGCATCGAGGAGATGAACGACGCGGTCACCAGCGTGCTGCAGCGCTCCGACGCCGACGAATGCTGGGATCTGTTCCGCAAGTTCACCAAGCGGTTCGCCTTCCGCGGCGACGGCGGCGCCGAGGCGGCGCGCGAACTGCTGGGCACCTATGGGGGCAAGCGGGTCGTGCACGGCCACAGCCCGATCCCGTACCTGCTCGGCGAGGTCGGCGGGGAGAACCCGGCGGACGGCGAGGCGGCCGCACACGCGGTGCAGGGTCCGATGGTCTACGCCGACAACCTGGCGGTGGCGATGGACGGTGGCGTCACGATGGACGGGCGGCTGCTCGTTGCCCAACTCCCGCTGGTGGGCTAG
- the thiC gene encoding phosphomethylpyrimidine synthase ThiC codes for MTMQDARTREIGWHKSYVTGPTGSRPDLRVPVRQVHLTNGHDVTLYDTSGPYTDPSVDTDVRRGLAPLRENWIIARGDTEEYSGRPARPEDDGLKHTSPRGGLRNLDAVFPGRPRLPRRGRPGRPVTQLAYARRGETTPEMEFVAVRENVPAEIVREEIAAGRAVLPACVNHPEIEPMIIGKRFLVKVNANIGNSAVTSSIEEEVEKMTWATRWGADTVMDLSTGRNIHTTREWVLRNSPVPIGTVPLYQALEKVDGRAEELTWDVYRDTVIEQAEQGVDYMTVHAGVLLRHVPLTARRKTGIVSRGGSIMAAWCLAHHRESFLYENFDELCDILAAYDITFSLGDGLRPGSIADANDEAQFAELRTLGELNTVAKRHDVQTMIEGPGHVPMHKIKENIDLQQEICEEAPFYTLGPLTTDIAPAYDHITSGIGAAMIAWWGTAMLCYVTPKEHLGLPDRDDVKTGVITYKIAAHAADLAKGHPGAQEWDDALSDARFEFRWEDQFNLALDPDTARDFHDETLPAEPAKTAHFCSMCGPKFCSMKISHDIRRTHGGGDQGAEQGSTEGPTEVTEAEIRAGMAAKSAEFAASGNRVYLPIAD; via the coding sequence ATGACCATGCAGGATGCGCGCACGCGTGAAATCGGCTGGCACAAGTCGTACGTCACCGGTCCCACCGGATCACGGCCGGACCTGCGGGTGCCGGTTCGCCAAGTGCATCTCACCAACGGCCACGACGTGACGCTGTACGACACGTCCGGCCCGTACACCGACCCGTCGGTCGACACCGACGTCCGGCGAGGCCTGGCGCCCCTCCGGGAGAACTGGATCATCGCCCGCGGCGACACCGAGGAGTACTCCGGCCGGCCGGCCCGGCCGGAGGACGACGGGCTCAAGCACACCTCGCCCCGCGGCGGACTGCGCAACCTCGACGCGGTCTTCCCCGGCCGGCCCCGGCTCCCCCGGCGCGGCCGCCCGGGCCGGCCGGTCACCCAACTCGCCTATGCCCGGCGCGGCGAGACCACCCCGGAGATGGAGTTCGTCGCGGTGCGCGAGAACGTCCCGGCCGAGATCGTGCGCGAGGAGATCGCCGCGGGCCGGGCCGTACTGCCGGCCTGCGTCAACCACCCCGAGATCGAGCCGATGATCATCGGCAAGCGGTTCCTGGTGAAGGTCAACGCGAATATCGGCAACTCCGCGGTCACTTCCTCGATCGAGGAGGAGGTCGAGAAGATGACCTGGGCGACCCGCTGGGGCGCCGACACCGTGATGGACCTGTCCACCGGGCGCAACATCCACACCACCCGCGAGTGGGTACTGCGCAACTCCCCCGTCCCCATCGGCACCGTGCCGCTCTACCAGGCACTGGAGAAGGTCGACGGCCGCGCCGAGGAACTGACCTGGGACGTCTACCGGGACACCGTCATCGAACAGGCCGAGCAGGGCGTCGACTACATGACGGTGCACGCCGGCGTGCTGCTGCGCCATGTGCCGCTGACCGCCCGCCGCAAGACCGGCATCGTCTCGCGCGGCGGCTCGATCATGGCCGCCTGGTGCCTGGCACACCACCGCGAGAGCTTCCTGTACGAGAACTTCGACGAGCTGTGCGACATCCTCGCCGCCTACGACATCACGTTCTCGCTCGGCGACGGACTGCGGCCGGGCTCGATCGCCGACGCCAACGACGAGGCGCAGTTCGCCGAACTGCGCACCCTCGGCGAACTCAACACTGTCGCCAAGCGGCATGACGTGCAGACCATGATCGAGGGCCCGGGCCATGTGCCCATGCACAAGATCAAGGAGAACATCGACCTCCAGCAGGAGATCTGCGAGGAGGCCCCGTTCTACACGCTCGGCCCGCTCACCACCGACATCGCACCCGCCTACGACCACATCACCTCGGGCATCGGCGCTGCGATGATCGCCTGGTGGGGCACCGCGATGCTCTGCTACGTCACTCCGAAGGAGCACCTCGGCCTGCCGGACCGCGACGATGTCAAGACCGGGGTGATCACCTACAAGATCGCCGCGCACGCCGCCGACCTCGCCAAGGGGCACCCCGGCGCCCAGGAGTGGGACGACGCGTTGTCCGACGCCCGCTTCGAGTTCCGCTGGGAGGACCAGTTCAATCTGGCCCTCGACCCCGACACCGCGCGTGACTTCCACGACGAGACGCTCCCCGCCGAGCCGGCCAAGACCGCGCACTTCTGCTCCATGTGCGGCCCGAAGTTCTGCTCGATGAAGATCTCGCACGACATCCGCCGTACCCACGGCGGCGGGGATCAGGGCGCCGAACAGGGCTCCACGGAGGGCCCCACGGAGGTTACTGAGGCGGAGATCCGCGCCGGGATGGCGGCCAAGTCCGCGGAGTTCGCCGCGTCCGGAAACCGCGTGTACCTGCCGATCGCGGACTGA
- a CDS encoding YibE/F family protein — translation MDSPQAGEHGPHSAASPDHGHGQEHGQGLGQGHGHSHGHAHGPVPPVSRHLRKVIAAVLVPFAAAVVAGMVLLWPGGAPAHARSGVGFDQQTRPGKVVQLVHVSCKQVGALPNADGAGDGSGGTGSGAGGTSASGGGSTAGSAASDACQKATIEVMSGPDKGTRFTEIVQPDQTRRYTEGEGLVLAYAPDAPKNLRYSVTDVDRGLPVALLALGFALVVVLIGRLRGLMALVALAISFAILTFFILPAILRGDNPLLVAVVGGSAIMLMALYLCHGVSARTSVAVLGTLCSLFLIGALGSVFIAWARLTGNTSDETGLIHTLYPNIEIKGVLLAGVIIGSLGVLDDVTVTQVAAVWELKDADPTANWRKLYGAGMRIGRDHIASVVNTLVMAYAGAALPLLLLFSIARSGVFQVASSELVAEEIVRTLVGSIGLVASVPLTTALAALVVSADRGNRGEVSGQGGQSGPGGRTGQGEAATVPGPSRPAGAGRSHRRVK, via the coding sequence GTGGACTCCCCCCAGGCCGGCGAGCACGGCCCGCACTCCGCCGCGTCTCCCGACCACGGCCACGGCCAGGAACACGGACAAGGACTCGGCCAAGGACACGGACACAGCCATGGGCACGCGCACGGGCCCGTGCCTCCGGTCTCCCGGCATCTGCGCAAGGTGATCGCGGCCGTCCTCGTGCCGTTCGCGGCCGCCGTGGTGGCCGGCATGGTGCTGCTGTGGCCGGGCGGTGCGCCGGCGCACGCGCGCAGCGGGGTCGGCTTCGACCAGCAGACCCGGCCGGGCAAGGTGGTGCAACTCGTGCACGTGTCCTGCAAGCAGGTCGGCGCGCTGCCCAACGCCGATGGGGCGGGCGACGGTTCGGGCGGCACCGGAAGCGGCGCGGGCGGGACATCGGCCTCGGGCGGGGGCTCCACGGCGGGGTCGGCCGCCAGTGACGCCTGCCAGAAGGCGACGATCGAGGTGATGTCGGGCCCGGACAAGGGCACGAGGTTCACCGAGATCGTGCAGCCGGACCAGACCCGCCGCTACACCGAGGGCGAGGGCCTCGTACTCGCCTACGCCCCCGACGCACCGAAGAACCTGCGCTACTCGGTCACCGACGTGGACCGTGGCCTGCCGGTCGCGCTGCTCGCACTGGGGTTCGCGCTCGTCGTGGTCCTGATCGGGCGGCTGCGCGGGCTCATGGCGCTGGTCGCCCTGGCCATCTCGTTCGCCATCCTGACGTTCTTCATCCTCCCGGCGATCCTGCGCGGCGACAATCCGCTGCTGGTCGCGGTGGTGGGCGGCAGCGCGATCATGCTCATGGCGCTGTACCTGTGCCACGGCGTCAGCGCCCGCACGTCCGTGGCGGTACTCGGCACGCTGTGCTCGCTGTTCCTGATCGGCGCGCTCGGCTCGGTCTTCATCGCCTGGGCCCGGCTGACCGGCAACACCTCCGACGAGACCGGCCTGATCCACACCCTCTACCCGAACATCGAGATCAAGGGGGTGCTGCTGGCCGGGGTGATCATCGGCTCGCTGGGAGTGCTGGACGATGTGACGGTCACCCAGGTCGCGGCGGTGTGGGAGCTGAAGGACGCCGACCCGACGGCGAACTGGCGCAAGCTGTACGGCGCCGGCATGCGGATCGGCCGCGACCACATCGCCTCGGTCGTCAACACCCTGGTGATGGCGTACGCGGGCGCCGCCCTCCCGCTCCTGCTGCTCTTCTCGATCGCCCGCAGCGGGGTCTTCCAGGTGGCGAGCAGCGAGCTGGTGGCCGAGGAGATCGTACGGACCCTGGTCGGCAGCATCGGTCTGGTGGCGTCGGTGCCGCTGACGACGGCGCTGGCCGCGCTGGTGGTCAGCGCCGACCGCGGAAACCGGGGCGAGGTGAGCGGTCAGGGCGGTCAGAGCGGCCCAGGCGGTCGCACCGGTCAGGGCG